GCGTGTCTGGCAGGTGGGGCGCTCCCGAGCAGACGTAACCGCTCCAGGCCACTTGTGGATGGTGAAAAGCAACAGGGAGGCATCGGCAGACAGTAGCTCGGGGGGATGCAACTCACTGCGCCCCATGGGATGCACGAGCCACCTCTGGTGGCAAGCCGGTAGCTTGCCAGCACAGCTGCCAGATGTGCTCACAGCCCCGTTTATCCTGCTGTCGATTTTAGTTGCCAAAGGCAAATGAAGGCCCTGCAtttggtggcaggcaggggagtgagcttcaccccctgggctccaacAGCCACACGGACGAGCGCTGCAGGCCGTAACTTAACCATTTAGTCCAGGGGCCACCGCTTGGCCAGCCCTGTTCTTGCAGACGCTATGCAACGGGGGCAAGGAAGGGAGTTCAGTGATAACCCCCTCTATCCTGTTCATTCAATGCAGCAGCTGACCCACCTGTTGCCCTCGTGGCTCCACGTCACCGCTCCCATGAGTAAGAAATGTTCACACCCCTGTATTTTATGATGCACTGAAAACATTTCCTTAGCTACAGGCCATGGGTTTGTTGAAGCGACTgtgccagggccagaggcagggccGGGCTGTTATGGCACCTTGCTCCACCTGTGCCAAAGCATGCCTACAGTCAACCCAGCTCTTGGTCCCTGATCCCTCAGGCTAGGGTCCAAAGCAACCAGCCCTCCCTCCTGGGATGGCTCAATGGGCTGTTCTGTGAACCTGGCAGACATCAAGCCTGCATTGAGTTTGCAAAGTGCCTTACAGCTACGGGTCCAAGGCATGCTATGAATTATCCCGCAGCCTCCCCAGGTACCACCCTCATCCCTTTTcaggtctgctgctctgcttcctgctccctgccctatctgccactatgcTTCCAGGTGCGCCACCCCTGCCTTCCGGTGCCATAGCTGGACCGTACCTTACAAAGTGACTTCCAGTGCCATAGCTGATACCGATAAGGAATTTATTTAAGAGAAATGAGGTTTGTTAAACCCCTCAGGAAGTCCCCGTAAGAAGTCTGCTGAGATTTAACCAAATCTGCTTTCAAAACAGATGCAGTTAAAACCAATCCAGTGTCTAATCTCTGACAGAAGCCATAACTCTCTCCTCCTGCACAGGTCTCCCCAAGCTCTCAGTCATTTTTACTGCTGCCCTCggacctttttttctctctgatcaGTCTATTTTTCTAAAGATGCATTGATCAGAAAGGAACGTGCTCCTGGGTGAGGCTCTGCACGCAGGAAAGAGAGGTTCCCTGGAATGGATTAGGAATGGCTGAGTGAGGACAAGTGAACAAGAAGCTCCCAAAAGACTGAGCAAGGGTAAGGTCACAATGAACAGACACATTTGGCTAACCGCAGCACACTCAAAGCACCAACCAAATGCATTAGGAGACCCCGGCGTCCACACCTGCCAGCCGAATGGAGCAGAAGAGACATGCAGATGTGGGCAGGGATCATTTAAAAAGTGTGAGGAAGTGGGGAACAGGATTTGCACACCCACAACACAATCAGAGGCTCAACCATGACACTGTGCCACGTGCTTGGCTAGGAGCGTAGCAGGTTTGAAGGGAGGGATCGTCACAAACGAGTTAGAGCAATTAGACATTCACaactgggagggggcagggagggaggctggggtgaGACACTTCAGAAATATCGATGCGCTCCAAAATCCCATACCCAGGGGCAGCAAAGCACCTCCCTGCATACTTTTCACAATCGCTACCGAGTTATACCTCTACACCCCAGTGACAACAGCAAGTGTCATTAAAGAGTCGGGACACACAATCCCAGAAGGGGGAACAGACTTACCAGACCCACGTAAGTTGGTTTGTGGCACAAGCAAGACCAGACCCACAGACTGGGCTCCCCGTCCTGGGCTTTAGCCACAGGACTGCTGTTCCCCCTTCGCCCCTACCCCACACTTCATCTGAGCCAAGACTGGAAGTATGTCTAAGTTGGGGACACAGCTTGTTCGCAGATCTACTGCGGTCCCTGGAGTGGGACTATAAGGGCAGCTTGTGCGGTCCACACTCCCAGTGCTACTGACCTGGGTTTCTGAGAAGGCTCTTTGGTGTCCTTCGAGCTAAACCAGCTGGActtgctcttctcttctccagccatCACCTGAGACGCCTGGGTggttccctgcttctcccccaagCTCTTCTCCCCTGTATCCGCCTTGCCTCTGTGGTGGAAGAGGCCACCTTTTGCCTTCTTGtcttccttcctgccttcctcAAGAGGTTTGTCTTTTGCAGGCTCTGCAGAGAAGACCATCGGTGTGGCGATCTGCACAGGCTTGCTCTCTACGCGCCCACCTTCTTCCATCCGGGCTCGGCCGAGGTGGTTGCTGAGGGTGACGGCTTTGGTTGAGACCTTGAGCTCCTCTTGCAATACCAAGCTAGGAGGAGAGGGAATGAATCTAGGCTCTTCCTTCGGCTGCGTCTTCTCgaagctgctgcctctccacgATGGCTCTTGGGAgtcaggagggaaggggatggggctgaaGCCCTCCTCGGGCCTTTTGGCAACATTTTGTAGAGGCACGGACAGAGGCAAGGAGCTTCGCTGGGCAGACATGGGGCTCTTTGGTGTGGGTTCGTCACTGTAAACGTGGCTTCCATTGATGCAAAGAGAGGACCTGGAGACCGGCTCGTTCTTTGGCTTCAGGCTTTGGATGGATTTCGACTCGGGTACCGTGCTGACCTGGGAGACTTCATCGCTGAACGCTCGCTTGTGGGTCAGTTTTGGAGATGGCAGATAGTCTTTCACTGGAAGAGAAAAAGGGGCACACATGAGACTATTTGCCTGGAAGAACCAGGGTCAAAAAGCAACATCACCAGGCCAGGCAGGAACTTTTCCCCCCCTACGGACACCGTGTTGCCTGACGGAGGGTTTTTGCATTTTCCTCTGAAGAActggatgctggacacagctagacaaagctttgactaaGGTACAGGGTTGTTCTCCTACCAGCGTCagatgcctggctgggctggctctgtgtgtgtgtgcacagaggTATCGTCCTCTTCCTAGGATCCTCTGAGCTTGCATTAACCGAGCAGCTTCGCTGTCTGCTGTTGCAGTGGGAGATCACTGGCACTGCCTTCATCTCCCGCTTTTTACCTGCTACATGGGTTTCTTTTCGGCGGCTCTAACGTACAAGGGGCCGGAGGGCATCATTTTTAGGACTTGTTGGAGAAATGGTTGCCTACGAATGCTAGAGACTGTGCTCAAAGGCTAAGGAGCCTCTTTCTAGTCCTGTCTTCTCCGGATCGTAATGAAGTCACCATAAGCTGTGCATGATCCTgctttaggcagggggctggactggatgacctctggaggtcccgatctctctatgatttctatgacaaTGACGGCAATTGGGGCATGAGCACATTGCCAAACAAGTGACATCATTTCCTCAACTGGGCAGATTGTATAAGAGGATAAAACCCCAGTAAGAGAGGCGAGAAACTCTCCAAAAGGATCATAAGTGGATCTGTGCTAAGGTGTGGGTTATATGTATTAGGGAGGAAATGTTCCTCTAGGACCCACACAATACATTACACCGCTGCGGTGCGGAGAATGGTGATGGTTTTTAGGAGGCTGCCACACAGGATGGGGAAATGTGACGGCACTTTTCCGTGCATTTGTTCCTATTTCCAGGTCATGCAGCAGCTGAATACACCCAGCAGGTTTCTATCATTAGAAAATCCAGAAAGGAGAATGGCATGGCGTGAAATGGGGCACATCAGAGCGATCTCCCCGTTCAATGGGGATTCACAGATCTCCCCGCTGAGGGGCATACGCCGCACGCGGGGATCAAAGCTGCTGTCACACTCATCCTTATCCCAGGTAAAAACAATAAAACGATGCAGGAACCCCATGCCAGAAGAGTCACCGCTGTTCAGCCATGGGGCTTTGTGCATCTGGGTACTGACCTAGCACGGGAATATCCAAATTGCCAGTGCCCAGCCAACTTAACCATTTGTGGCTAACTCGATCGTTCGGCTGTAGGCCATCACGGGAAGCTAACACACCGCAACAGCCATTGCTTTGCTCATGCCCCCTCCCATGGGCCAAGAGCACCCCGAAACAGAGGGGACAGCCTGAGAgctcagcacctgcaggctccatGGTACGGGCCTGCTCTGTTCAAGGCCGGGAAGTAATCACAGGCTTGAGATCTGCTTTAAATGGGCAGCATGGatttccctgctcctggggtaccTCCATGCCCAGCCTAGCACCCATCCTTCGTGCCTGCATGCCCCTCGGGGGAAAAGGCGTGATGCAGGACACGCTCTCTGTAGCAAGCTGTTTAGCTAATAGGTCctaatgcccctccccccccccttttttttaaattttaataaaagTGACCAAAAAGCTGTATCCTCTTACCAGAGCACTCTGTGGACagactgctgtgcctgctggggGATTTGGTTACCTCGGGAGCATTAATGCTTATGCCGAAGTTGTTTGCCAAGCTGCTGCTAGCAGAGGAGATGGTGCTGTCGGAGCCCAGGGAGGTGTTGGACTGAGTGAGGGACGATTTGCGGAGCTTGTTCTTCAAGAAAAACCCCTTGGTTTTGGATTTCTTGCCCCCGAGGTCATAGTCCTCCACGTTGAGGGCtcccatgctgctggggatgatGGCGGAGGCAGACTCCAGGTCGTATTTCTTCTTCCCCTTCATCTTGTCCTTCAGCTTGCCGAAGGGTGACCGCGGCTTGTCCTTCATGGACAGGTCGAACATGCTGGCCGTCATGTTGTTACGGGTGAACTGGATCGTGACCTGGATCTCTCCTCgctccttctccttcttcccGGCCTTGGAGTGCAGCTTGTACCACCTGGAGTttgagaggagagaaaaaagtTTGTTATTTCCGAGAACCACGACTGAGTGAGCAAGTGCTAAGACCCAGGCTCGTCCACACGGCCAAGGACTATAGGAGCACGGACAGATCCAGTACGGGGCACCCCCTTTGGTCCCTGATCCACCCAAAATGTAAAACCAAGCGCCTGGGGGAGAagcggcatttctattcaggcagtgcagAGACAGGCAgttaactttgtggcttattagCATCTCCCTgtttcctgctaatctctccccACTCCACAAGTGCTAACAACCCGCTCTCCTTTATAATGGTCTTCATagtccactattcaaactatccttccTTCGGCGACTCTGCTGCAATAGCCCTTCCTGGGACCGTctgtcttctatttcacagccccacATATGGTTTTTAGCTTGACCTAAAAACCTTAACCCAGGTGGGGTAATATTAACCCAGATGTAAAAATGATGGTCAGTGAAGCattgtcaagacactcaagaaggctagagtCTGTTTTATAAATACGACTAAGAGTAtttcctgtccaagtgcaggggcgCTGGACCCGaagatcttgtaaggtcccttccagctcctgacATCAAtgcacatttaactataatgactaccgGACAAATGAGACAATATCTTTCAACTATTTTTTgcccagtttgttgttttttttaaatttatacatACTCTAGCAAATGAGTGCACTATAgttttatatacatttatatacatatatattaatatattatatttatataacaTATCAATATATAGCATAATGGTTTATTACGTAATATACTAATGCATAATGTGTGCATGAATATAATATATGCATAATTTATGCATAATATAGGAAttatggggcagggggctggactcgattcaTATATATATCTCAATATATAATATAACATATGCATTatggggcaggaggctggccTCGATTAATATATTaagatatataatataatatatgcaTTATGAGGCAGAGGGCTGGATTCAATTTATATATATCaagatatataatataatatatgcaTTATGGGGCGGGGGCAGGACTCGATTAATATATATatcaaaatatataatataatatatgcattatggggcagggggctggattcaattaatatatatatatatatcaagatatataatataatatatgcattatggggcaggggcaggactcgattaatatatatatgtcaaaatatataatataatatatgcattatggggcagggggctggattcaattaatatatatatcaagatatataatataatatatgcattatggggcagggggctagactcgattaatgcatatatattaatatatataatatatgcataATATATGCAttatggggcagggggctggagtcaatgattttccaaggtcccttccagccctaacgtctattaaatgtctatgaaaaatctATATATTAATGCATCTATGTAGTATtttcatacatatatattatatatttataacataaatagttatatttgtttttgcaccagtcttaaactgaataagcATAGTGCTAGGCTTGCACTTCTGTGGCACCACCAGTCCAACCGTCTTGGGTTTGGACAAGCAAATCGTCCCTCTCAGCCCCTGGCCAGGGAGACAACTTTTATCCACCCCCATTCCCTGTATGGACAAAGACCCGAAGAGGAAGACACTACCCCAAAGTCCTATAGCAACTTGTTGGCTGACCCGGTCTCCTACGCTTTGAGAACAAGGCGCCATCCCTAGTCgctggagaggaggaaacccttgctTCCTCACAAGAGATGTCCCACCCCACATCCATATCACGGCTTCTCCTTGCACCAGGATGCTGTGCGCAACCAGCTTACAGTACCTTTGTTTCCACCCTTGCTCACGAACCTGCCTTAGATAGTCCCATTCCCCCACCCCGTGCCTTCACCTCCTCCAGTCCCAGCCACCGCTGCCCTGATTTCTTTTGCTGATCAGGATGGGAAACGAAAAAAGAGAAGTCCAATTTCTAGAGCTTGATTTGATTACAAAGCTCTTGGGATTCTCTCCTGCCTAGCTGCTAAGCAAGGCAGCGTGTTAATGGGTTGCTAATTGGCTATACATTGAATAGTCCAGATGTTCTAGGGAAACCCAGATGTTGCTCATTAAGGGCAGAGGTTCCTCGTTCCAGGGAGACGCTCTGGGAAACCCAGCCCCAGACGCACAGGACCACAGGGCTGGAAGCCATCTCACCTGAGCAGAAGAGAAGACCCTCCGGCCAGGAGCCGGCCCCTGCGGGCAGGGGGCAACTCGGATTTGAAAGAGCTTCGATTCGAAAGAGCAGCAGACAAGAGCCACCAGATGCAGGCGAAACAAGGACCGACAGTGGCTGAGCGTGGACAGGGGGCTCCCGATGGCATGGGAAACACCACGCGTGTCTGAGGCATCCCACAGACATTCGGTCCAATTTACACATAGCAAGAAACCTGTTGCAGACCCCTCTGCCTCGTAAAACCCACCTTGTAGTAACCGCCTGGGGAGATTCAGAGCCGTGCGTGCTGACACCATTTCCCAACCGGCCCCGAACTGCATTTGAAGGGTTATTTCCTGGGTTTTAGCTCTCAACCCACCTCCGGGTCCGTTCGGTAACGAAGCAACAGGAGCTGTGAGAGAGCCTCCGGCCGGGCACATCTTAAACAAGGGCTGGGCAAGATGTGGTTTTAAAATCACACTTTGTGCATCTGATTGACTATCTAAGACTCACAAAGGATCCTTCCTGATTAGGGCTTCGTTACTCTAATGGGGAAAATATAACACGACTTCTAGTTATATAATACATTAATTgcaaagggggggaaaaaaaaaaatcagcatcccTGAACAGACCAGCAAAAGCTCATCGGAGAAAATGAAGGGCTTGGAAACCCCGAAGTAAGGCTTCATTTGAAGAGGCTTAATACTGCCTCTGCCACCCCAGTACAAAGTCCCTTGGGGACTGACCCCAACCCCTCGTTTTTCCAGCTCACGAGGCCGGCTCGGCACGGCCTGCTTGGGGAGGGACCGGTGCCCAGCCCAGCGGCACAGCACGCGGCTCTGCAGGGCTGCATCCCTccctgggaggagggagaggaatgcCTGGCCCTGATCCCAAGACGGCCTGAGCCCTGCCAAATCCCACTGAGCTCAATGGCAGCAGGCCCCGCGTGCCCTCGGCCCAGCCACGCCAAACAAGGCATCCTACAGCAGGGGCCTTGCTCTTGGCAGCCGGCTCCTGGGAGAGCTCCAAGCACAACGGCTCTGCAGGGACGCACCTTGCTGACACCCTTGCTGCTCCAAGCCAGGCTCCCACCAAAGAGCATGCACGGCCCACGCCAGAAATGCAGCATGCTGCTCTCAAGGTCCGTGTTTGGAGATCCGTGGTACAAGGCCACCCCgaagctgcctccagctctggcGTGCATGGGAAACGGGCAGAGCCGTGTGCTCTGGGGATTCAAGGCCTGAGATGTCTCCGCAGCAGCTCGCATCCAGGCCGTGGCACGGACCACGTTCAGGCACACACGGGAGTCAGGTGGGGGACATGGAGCAAGTAACACCGCCTGGAGAAGGGCCCGGGATCCTCACCTCCAGCTCGAGGATGCCCCTACTCCCGATCAGGCTCCCTCTCCGTGTACCACCAGCGTGATGGAGACGGGGAGGACGTGACGCAGACCTAGCCAGCTGGGCAAAAGCGGACAGGTCTCCCCAGAGCCTAATTTCCCCCTCACTCCTCATCAGCTTTGCAGCCAGCTACGCCTTTCCCCgcagctctgcctgctctgtgGCTTCATGTGCAGGTAAGAGCTAAACAGGAAAACGAacaagccagcagggccagacagcactggcagggcccgcGACACAGGTCCTGCCAGGCACCGTGCGACAGTCCcggcagcatgggagggaagagAACGGCTCCAAACCCCCAACTTTGCCAATTTGAAGGGAGGTTGCTGGCAACAGCATGTGCAGTAggcactgagcagcacctgccagtGAATGCAAAGCTTCCCAGGGTCTCCCAGGGCTGGATGAGGATGTGAGGAACAGAGAATGCAATCTCTGCCCTGCGCCTGGTGCTACCATCTGCACCCAGGCAGCTAAAGCACTTCTTTTTAAGGCGTGTGCACCTGCACCGCTTGCCCAGGGGGTGAGCTCTTCCATGGCATTCGTATTTCTCCGCTGCATTAGCAGCACGGGTGACATGGGATCAGGCCTCATAGGCTCTGAATAGGGCAATTCTGGATGGAACTAGTGCTAACTAAGCAGCCTGCAATCTTCCCTCTGCATTGGCCAGTGCCTGCGGCGTTTCAGCAGggtactgcccagccagcccctgcctttcAGGAGAGAGAAGTGCACTGAGATCACCCAAGTGATGGTGATGAGTGTTGCTCCCTGGTcagtctcccagccctgctgatgcctccACGCTCCATCCCTCTCACGGTTTGgcaggggggggggtggcagcattCGCCTCTTCTTGCCACGTTGGCACATTCTGCCCAAGCAACAGCTGCATTTCAGCGGTGCTGCaactcccctctgcccctcagaGGGACGGTGGGTGTGAGGTAGGCAGAGATCCCAACCCCAGGCCTACTTCTTAAGGAGTTGGAATATGTGAACGTGCAGAATTTAAACTTCTCTTTGCAGAGAAAGTCGAACAGAGCTGCATTGCAATTTCAATGAGCCAGAGAGCCAAGCTGACAAGCTCAAAGTACAAGCGCTGCATTCCAGCAACCAGGGAcgctgctgaggaggaggagacgGCAGAGGATGCACGGTTGGGTTGGCACCACAAAGCAAGAAGTCCCTGCCTCTCGGCTTGTCTAGGGGGAAAATGCACGGTGCCCGACACTAGCCTCCCTCCGGGCCAGCGTACTGGATTTGCCAGGCACCTCGGTGGACAATGCACTGTAGCTTCAGGATGTTTCTTCTAAGGCTCCTCTCCCAATCCAAAAATGCTCTGCTTTGCCTGAGTGGGTAGGTCAGCAGGTTCGAGCTCAGTTATGCTGAATGTACAATTAAGCAAGTCCGCAGAGAGAAGTCACGAGGGCCAGCGTGCTGAGAAGTCATGCCCCGTTCACAGCCCTCCACCTGCTTACAATGCACTTTCCCATACGGGCACCGGCAGTCCGGATGTGCCAGTGCTTTCCCCGATGCTGGCAGCACTGCCCAGGCTGCATCTGTCTGAGAAGGGTATCTCACAAAAGGCCCCAGACTGCATACGGAGGGGGTCACGCATACAACGGTGTTACTCCCTAGCAAGTCAAGGATGTCATATTTCTGGGGGCAGTGACCTCTGACCCATTGGCAGCCCCCTTATAATCCTGTCACTTGGGGATCCAGTCTCTAACCATCCCCTTCCTAGGGCAGGAGCCCCCCCAACCAAAcacctgggagggaggggaaaggagggctgcagcCCCTTCTTACAATGCTTTGCAATTATCCCAGCGGGTCAAGCACCTGCAATTCTGCTCCCTCGCAAGGGCAGTGCCCCGACCAGCTCTCCTAAGGCATGGTGTTACTGATTTAAAATAGCTGTCGAAGACATGGTCCATGAGCCCATGGAGCCCTAACATCCATCCTGCAGAGCTGCCCGTGGGTCTctggttagaccaggggtgggcaaaatacggcccatgggccggatcagGGATCCTCACCAGTCCATGGCAGGTCTCTTGGCCTTGCGTGGCCGCACGGTGCAGCCggtcccactgcccccagacATGCAGCGGGACTGGGGCctgcaacagttcaccaaaactccctaagtggccctccagctgaactaattgcctacccctgggttagACACGTGGCGTGCCCCAAACCAGTCCACGTGCCACAAGCAGTGCACGCAGGTCACAACACCTCACGCAGTGCTTGCACCAAACCAGCCCTTCACACTGGATCCATCGCaaggagcctgcctggcccaaagACCAGCCCCCAGAGCAAGGAAGTCTGCACAACCTGACCAAGGACCACGACTGCAGACTCCACGGCAAGCCCACCCGCCCGGCTAGGAACGCAGACACTTGGACGCATCCGACTCCTGCTGAGCCCaggtttcccaaacttttgatacctccCACACACTTTTTTCTGGACTATAACTGGCAGCACACAGCACTCCCCAGTCTGGATCTGGTCGacgggcccaatcctgcatgcgGTActagcccagctggggctggattCCTCCATgcaaggccagcacagctggggccccatccagctgcgTAGGGATGGTGTAGCTGAAGCCTGATGCCTCCACattgggctggatggggctctggCTGCGCCAGCCCTGTTTTGAAACCAGGCCTCGTGGCAGAAATGCACAATCTGGTGTGGCAGGAAAGGTGTCACAGGTCCAGCATGGATGCTCGAAGCTTTTTAATGCTCTTTAAATCACCAACCACAGAGGATTCAGCGCAATCCCTGCCTCAAGGTGCTGCTGTGTTTGCCCATAGGAGATGTGAGCATTCAGTCCATATAGGACAGGGCTaaaagcagagccaggaggctgcctggGGTGTCCCACCCACGTCCTGGGCAAGCTTACCAGCAAGGAGCAGAGGTCAGTCGGTGGCAACGTGCTGGTCTGGAGACGCTGCAGAGCCAGCtcgcccatccccagcctggctcatAGGACAGACCCCGGCCACGGGTAAATCCGTCCCGGCTCCAAACCTTCTTCCCCTGGCTGCGCTCGGAGCCCGAAAGGACGTCAACAGGAAAGCCAGCGTGCGGTTTGTGTGTCTAAGGCTCCCCAAAGTCCAGGGCAGGTCAAAAGCCACATGTGGTTGTGTTTGAGCTTGTCAATAGTTCACAGACCCACCGGGCTCACAAACAGATTGCAGCTTAGCAGGTCAGGGAGGTCATTTTTGCAGTTCTGCTGACCTCCCTGGGCCTTgctgccttcctccccccaaaTATCTGCTGGCTTCATGTGCAAGAGCAATCACCAAACCTGTCAGCAATTAAACGTCAGCCAAGAAATGCATCGGAGCCACAAAAGAACGACTCCGATGTGATGGTCAGAAGAGCGGTGTTGCCCAAGGATGGCGGGGGGGATGCTAGGAAGCGCTCTGGCGCTCTGAGGATGCTTCAGCACTCCCACAAGCTGCCACGGAGGCCGTGGGATCCCGTCACAATCAAAGGCTTGCACTGCGGTCTGGGGGTGCTTTTCCGACAGCAGATGGTCCTTTTAAatagagggagaggaggagggcaggATTAACTAGGACCTTTTCTGAGTAAATAGCCTAACCCCACGGGAGGTTTTATTTTGGTGAACAATCGCTGCTCGCACATTCCAAGGTAATATTAGTCGTTTAAG
This genomic window from Alligator mississippiensis isolate rAllMis1 chromosome 2, rAllMis1, whole genome shotgun sequence contains:
- the RAB11FIP5 gene encoding rab11 family-interacting protein 5 isoform X3 is translated as MSLLRASELLPDSPRWLPTHVQVTVLQARGLRSKAGAGPIYAVLQLGREKYSTCAAEGSAGQARWATEECAFELEPPDWGGGSCELVLTVMHRALLGMDKFLGRATLPLEPALQAGRTHRDQWYKLHSKAGKKEKERGEIQVTIQFTRNNMTASMFDLSMKDKPRSPFGKLKDKMKGKKKYDLESASAIIPSSMGALNVEDYDLGGKKSKTKGFFLKNKLRKSSLTQSNTSLGSDSTISSASSSLANNFGISINAPEVTKSPSRHSSLSTECSVKDYLPSPKLTHKRAFSDEVSQVSTVPESKSIQSLKPKNEPVSRSSLCINGSHVYSDEPTPKSPMSAQRSSLPLSVPLQNVAKRPEEGFSPIPFPPDSQEPSWRGSSFEKTQPKEEPRFIPSPPSLVLQEELKVSTKAVTLSNHLGRARMEEGGRVESKPVQIATPMVFSAEPAKDKPLEEGRKEDKKAKGGLFHHRGKADTGEKSLGEKQGTTQASQVMAGEEKSKSSWFSSKDTKEPSQKPSPHPVKPISAAVSEASSEKKQHRSSLTSALSSGLEKLKTVTTGSIQPVAPSTQLEKAEHKKLKDPALPDQSAKYYHLTHDELIQLLLQREKELSKKEEHIQELENYIDRLLVRIMEQSPTLLQIPLEETKTSK
- the RAB11FIP5 gene encoding rab11 family-interacting protein 5 isoform X4 — translated: MSLLRASELLPDSPRWLPTHVQVTVLQARGLRSKAGAGPIYAVLQLGREKYSTCAAEGSAGQARWATEECAFELEPPDWGGGSCELVLTVMHRALLGMDKFLGRATLPLEPALQAGRTHRDQWYKLHSKAGKKEKERGEIQVTIQFTRNNMTASMFDLSMKDKPRSPFGKLKDKMKGKKKYDLESASAIIPSSMGALNVEDYDLGGKKSKTKGFFLKNKLRKSSLTQSNTSLGSDSTISSASSSLANNFGISINAPEVTKSPSRHSSLSTECSVKDYLPSPKLTHKRAFSDEVSQVSTVPESKSIQSLKPKNEPVSRSSLCINGSHVYSDEPTPKSPMSAQRSSLPLSVPLQNVAKRPEEGFSPIPFPPDSQEPSWRGSSFEKTQPKEEPRFIPSPPSLVLQEELKVSTKAVTLSNHLGRARMEEGGRVESKPVQIATPMVFSAEPAKDKPLEEGRKEDKKAKGGLFHHRGKADTGEKSLGEKQGTTQASQVMAGEEKSKSSWFSSKDTKEPSQKPRQGGCS